One Esox lucius isolate fEsoLuc1 chromosome 1, fEsoLuc1.pri, whole genome shotgun sequence genomic region harbors:
- the si:dkey-118k5.3 gene encoding NLR family CARD domain-containing protein 3, producing the protein MCGPWLVGNVFVLIHLSFHSWFHFQWSVLLNERTVVRQTLPRKTSPAVSTMEAGPCSISLQERRVLLVESWSQNVTLLQQRLYQIGALTEEDLSLIKGGGWLGERDCMRTLLDVLYGRGEEACRAFFHILRSVEADTESRVAACLPEDLEPGGSGSGLVDIQEHLRRHKDILSRHNSPVDYLSVGTRRRSGSEDGDGAGSFTDITLSRRVGYTVPLQSHQHEAATVGDAFRGQDQVCTFKDLCQTVLSVPGEDLTVLSGVAGSGKTTVVRRLVHEWARDSDSQKIVLSLSFRELNLLSEPQSLQELLLIHYSHLKPVLAWVVDSQPGRVLLILDGLDEFRFPLDFERSPKCSDPGRQLGLGEMVVNLIKGHLMPGISILVTSRPHAISKIPPLLVNRLYSVLGFSTEQQRHYFEQSCHSAPAASVVWEFVSSYQPLQLMCRIPAFCWIVSTALCDGFASCLGQVPATTSGPLSGVAAPAGPSDPAVSDGAEVAPTASTFSSATVPRVMLMNGHIKSVTITEIYCCFLKSVLVFHGEGRSQEACSPHRLQETPRLLQEQQPLLRDLGAMAFKGLLERRFIFDQADLTSFSLDCSGLSKAFLVETLREDRASLTYQRSFHFIHTSVQEFLAALFYVLEALSGSDPFSGAKKAVGVAMFPVSLHILLSSTANKLLRPRWLLRRYIKKAFSWGGHHQSGHMDLFCRFVSGLLVPQTQFVLNGLFQGRSQKRHPQRSPSVSLPSPPPSTPPFLLDLLHSQLQSGRLSPERQVNLCHCLYEAMDPGLTQRLQGWLQVLSQQQVPDQSDPAKRDWSELTFLLQLIPDLQDLNLEAQGLDAEGLRRLLPVLPLFSTLRLGQNPLGPEGAAVLVCAMQSPDCRVERLWVVATELGCEGCRVLAEGLKDNKTVVDLRMAINHIGDVGVGCLADLLQTNRTLKDIRLRDNQVTDKGAEILMKALNENTTLEQLWLFDNKFSKEGVKRLKEFAKGRSQLDIKVCV; encoded by the exons ATGTGTGGTCCCTGGCTGGTAGGGAATGTATTCGTTTTGATTCATTTGAGTTTTCATTCCTGGTTTCACTTTCAGTGGAG TGTTTTACTGAACGAGAGGACAGTTGTCAGGCAAACCCTTCCTCGTAAAACCTCACCCGCGGTTTCCACGATGGAGGCGGGGCCATGCAGTATCTCCTTGCAGGAGCGTCGTGTCCTTTTGGTGGAGAGCTGGAGCCAAAATGTCACCCTTCTACAGCAGCGTCTCTACCAGATAGGCGCCCTCACTGAGGAGGACCTGAGCCTCATCAAAGGGGGAGGTTGGCTGGGGGAGCGGGACTGCATGAGGACCCTGCTGGATGTCCTGTACGGGCGAGGAGAGGAGGCCTGCCGAGCCTTCTTCCATATTCTTCGGTCTGTAGAAGCCGACACCGAGAGCAGGGTGGCAGCATGCCTCCCTGAGGACTTAGAACCTGGTGGCAGTGGTTCCGGTCTGGTCGACATCCAGGAGCACTTGAGGAGACACAAAGACATATTAAGCCGTCACAATAGTCCCGTGGATTACCTTAGCGTCGGGACTAGGAGACGCAGTGGTTCAGAGGATGGAGATGGGGCCGGTTCCTTTACAGATATCACGCTGTCCAGGCGTGTGGGCTACACCGTTCCCCTGCAGAGCCACCAGCATGAGGCGGCTACCGTGGGGGACGCCTTCAGGGGCCAGGACCAGGTCTGCACTTTTAAGGATCTCTGTCAGACTGTGCTGTCTGTCCCGGGGGAGGACTTGACCGTGCTGTCAGGGGTGGCTGGCAGTGGGAAGACCACTGTGGTGAGACGCCTGGTTCATGAGTGGGCCAGGGACTCTGACTCCCAGAAAATAGTCCTGTCCCTATCATTCAGAGAGCTCAATCTGCTCAGTGAGCCTCAGAGCCTACAGGAGCTTCTGCTTATTCACTACAGCCACCTCAAACCTGTCCTGGCCTGGGTCGTTGACTCTCAGCCCGGCCGCGTCCTCCTCATATTGGACGGGCTCGATGAGTTCCGCTTCCCCTTGGACTTTGAGCGGAGCCCCAAGTGTTCGGACCCAGGGCGGCAGCTGGGCCTGGGTGAAATGGTTGTGAACCTGATCAAGGGTCACCTCATGCCCGGCATTTCCATCCTGGTCACCTCACGGCCCCATGCCATCTCCAAGATCCCTCCGTTGCTTGTGAACCGGCTCTACAGCGTCCTGGGGTTCTCCACGGAGCAGCAGAGGCACTACTTTGAGCAGAGCTGCCACTCAGCCCCGGCGGCCTCTGTCGTGTGGGAGTTTGTGTCGTCCTATCAGCCACTCCAGCTCATGTGTCGCATTCCGGCCTTCTGCTGGATTGTTTCCACTGCCCTGTGTGACGGTTTCGCCAGCTGCCTCGGCCAAGTCCCCGCCACAACCTCCGGCCCTCTGTCTGGTGTGGCAGCGCCCGCAGGCCCCAGTGACCCTGCTGTCAGTGACGGAGCTGAAGTGGCTCCGACCGCCTCCACCTTCTCCTCCGCCACGGTCCCCAGGGTGATGTTGATGAACGGCCACATCAAGTCCGTGACCATCACCGAGATCTACTGCTGCTTCCTCAAGTCTGTTCTGGTGTTCCACGGAGAAGGCCGAAGTCAGGAGGCCTGCAGCCCTCACCGTCTCCAGGAGACCCCGCGGCTTCTGCAGGAACAGCAGCCCCTGCTGAGGGACCTTGGAGCCATGGCGTTCAAGGGCCTGCTGGAGCGGCGCTTCATCTTTGACCAGGCTGACCTGACCTCCTTCTCGCTGGACTGCAGCGGGCTGTCCAAGGCCTTCTTGGTGGAGACTCTGCGAGAGGACCGGGCCTCACTGACCTACCAGAGGAGCTTCCACTTTATCCACACCAGTGTGCAGGAGTTCCTGGCAGCCCTGTTCTACGTTCTGGAGGCCCTCTCTGGCTCAGACCCGTTCTCAGGGGCCAAGAAGGCTGTTGGCGTAGCCATGTTTCCAGTCTCCCTGCACATACTGTTGTCCTCTACCGCAAATAAGCTGCTGAGGCCCCGATGGCTTTTGCGCAGGTACATCAAGAAGGCTTTTTCCTGGGGTGGACATCATCAGTCCGGTCACATGGATCTTTTCTGCAG ATTTGTTTCTGGCCTGTTGGTACCTCAGACCCAGTTCGTCTTGAATGGACTATTTCAGGGCAGATCACAGAAACGGCACCCGCAACGGtccccctctgtgtctctcccctctcctcctccctctacaCCTCCCTTTCTCCTGGACCTGCTCCACTCTCAGCTTCAGAGCGGCAGACTGAGTCCAGAGAGGCAGGTCAACCTATGTCACTGTTTGTATGAGGCCATGGACCCAGGCCTCACGCAGCGTCTGCAAGGCTGGCTGCAGGTTCTGTCACAACAACAGGTCCCAGATCAGTCTGATCCAGCCAAGAGGGACTGGAGCGAGCTCACCTTCCTGCTGCAGCTGATCCCAGACCTGCAGGATCTGAACCTGGAGGCCCAGGGGCTGGATGCAGAAGGCCTGCGCAGGCTGCTGCCTGTTCTCCCGCTCTTCAGCACCCTCAG GCTGGGGCAGAATCCTCTGGGCCCAGAGGGAGCTGCGGTGTTGGTGTGTGCCATGCAGAGCCCGGACTGCCGTGTGGAGCGACTGTG GGTGGTGGCGACCGAACTGGGTTGTGAGGGTTGCCGGGTACTTGCAGAGGGCctgaaagacaacaaaacagtgGTTGACCTCAG GATGGCCATCAATCACATTGGTGACGTCGGTGTGGGCTGTCTCGCCGATCTGTTGCAGACCAATCGCACACTTAAAGATATCAG GCTCCGGGACAACCAGGTCACTGATAAGGGAGCAGAAATCCTCATGAAAGCATTAAATGAGAATACAACTCTGGAGCAACTCTG gttGTTTGACAACAAGTTTTCTAAGGAGGGAGTCAAGAGGCTAAAGGAGTTTGCGAAGGGCAGGTCACAACTGGACATCAAAGTTTGTGTCTGA